A stretch of Triticum aestivum cultivar Chinese Spring chromosome 1D, IWGSC CS RefSeq v2.1, whole genome shotgun sequence DNA encodes these proteins:
- the LOC123158442 gene encoding probable fibrosin-1, protein MPNGKYTLLDYNIACPAKAFRPHWRSSKCPLSSKKNVSALDLVSDPSPEEWRRWPRPRPRRRRRRRSPLLPARRPPEKRAVPTDAEEGEERPEPKRRRARVAALEKVPSAAAAAAAAAAAASEEEEDDGFSFLARSFSGVETTPKFGSFNPAAAQFVAFHLASPPPLVNPAEESPPVAVGGEGEEKGKDGNSH, encoded by the exons ATGCCCAACGGGAAATACACTCTGCTCGACTACAACATTGCGTGCCCGGCCAAAGCCTTCCGCCCTCATTGGCGGTCCTCTAAGTGCCCCCTGTCGTCCAAAAAAAACGTCTCAGCCTTGGACCTTGTATCAG ATCCCTCGCCGGAGGAATGGCGGCGGTGGCCGCGCCCGCGGCCGAGGCGCAGGCGCAGGCGGAGGAGCCCTCTCCTCCCCGCCCGCCGCCCCCCCGAGAAGCGCGCCGTGCCGACGGACgccgaggagggggaggagcggcCGGAGCCGAAGCGGCGGCGCGCGCGCGTGGCCGCGCTCGAGAAGGTccccagcgcggcggcggcggcggctgcggctgccgcggcggcgagcgaggaggaggaggacgacgggtTCTCGTTCCTCGCGCGGAGCTTCTCCGGGGTGGAGACGACGCCCAAGTTCGGGTCCTTCAACCCCGCCGCCGCCCAGTTCGTGGCCTTCCACCTGGCGTCCCCGCCGCCCCTGGTCAACCCGGCGGAGGAGTCCCCGCCGGTGGCGGTGGGtggggagggggaggagaagggCAAGGACGGCAATTCACACTAG